In one Apteryx mantelli isolate bAptMan1 chromosome 9, bAptMan1.hap1, whole genome shotgun sequence genomic region, the following are encoded:
- the PDCD1 gene encoding programmed cell death protein 1: MALGVARTMRGHVDAALAGLCAALLCCGPVLGGSRLVTFFPAMLTLPAGGSATFFCNISLENVSGLEYSLNWYKETNYSQPQKIAEISRNNPQMKTEKYLLTNHTPAFKIEILNLHQNDSGSYYCGLIAFFQPDKVIESNRSHLVVTAAPKKTNATDEPQIEEGNPSDHIKPVLMGIPLLVGAVVLLIFGYLTFTYRRGDVQKPPSENALTKKEKPPVVSVSTVDYGVLEFQRDQHTQAPPEMQLADQTEYATIIFPEEKPVTPERGKKNQNQRSWQVQPQTC, translated from the exons ATGGCTCTCGGCGTGGCGAGGACGATGCGGGGCCACGTGGATGCTGCCCTGGCCGGCCTCTGCGCCGCCCTGCTGTGCTGCGGCCCCGTCCTGGGGGGCTCCCGGCTGG TGACCTTCTTCCCGGCCATGTTAACTCTCCCTGCAGGTGGCTCAGCCACCTTCTTCTGCAACATCTCCCTGGAGAACGTCTCTGGCTTAGAGTACAGCCTCAACTGGTACAAAGAGACCAACTACAGCCAGCCCCAAAAAATCGCTGAGATCAGCCGTAACAACCCCCAGATGAAGACAGAGAAGTACCTGCTCACGAACCACACTCCTGCCTTCAAGATTGAGATCCTGAACCTTCACCAGAATGACTCGGGCTCCTACTACTGTGGGCTGATTGCCTTCTTCCAACCTGATAAAGTGATTGAGAGCAACCGGTCCCACCTTGTGGTCACAG CAGCTCCTAAGAAAACAAATGCCACTGACGAGCCTCAGATAGAGGAAGGCAACCCCTCAGACCACATCAAGCCTGTGCTCATGGGCATCCCGTTGCTGGTTGGCGCTGTTGTGCTCCTGATCTTTGGCTACCTCACTTTCACTTACAGGAGAGGAG ATGTGCAAAAACCACCAAGTGAAAACGCACTGACG AAGAAGGAGAAGCCCCCTGTGGTGTCTGTGTCCACCGTGGACTACGGTGTGCTGGAGTTTCAGCGGGACCAGCACACGCAGGCACCCCCTGAGATGCAGCTAGCTGACCAGACCGAATATGCCACCATCATCTTCCCAGAGGAGAAACCAGTTACACCGGAGCGGGGGAAGAAAAACCAGAACCAGAGGAGCTGGCAAGTGCAGCCACAGACCTGCTGA
- the DYNLT2B gene encoding dynein light chain Tctex-type protein 2B, producing the protein MGELGPEGEAGNTYSLRPGFQRRFKSSTVKECIHAILKEKLTNVQYIPEEMPQLTKSLSEMIKDRLKDEGFDRYKMVVQVVIGEQRGEGVNMAARCFWDADTDSYAHDVFMNDSLFCVVAAFGCFYY; encoded by the exons ATGGGCGAGCTGGGCCCGGAGGGTGAGGCCGGGAACACGTACAGCCTGCGGCCCGGCTTCCAGCGCCG ATTTAAATCTTCTACTGTAAAAGAATGTATCCACGCAATACTGAAAGAGAAGTTGACCAATGTACAGTACATCCCAGAAGAAATGCCTCAACTTACCAAATCCTTGTCAGAGATGATAAAAGATCGACTGAAAG atgAGGGATTTGACAGATACAAAATGGTTGTGCAGGTTGTGATtggagagcagagaggagaaggagtAAA TATGGCTGCACGATGTTTCTGGGATGCTGACACTGACAGCTACGCTCATGATGTTTTTATGAAT GACAGTCTGTTTTGTGTGGTAGCTGCGTTTGGCTGTTTCTACTATTGA